Proteins from a genomic interval of Mycobacterium conspicuum:
- a CDS encoding VOC family protein, which translates to MKFVSTRIITADVSRLVAFYEMVTETDAVWGNELFAEIPTEVGVLAIGSDKTVALFGQGSAEPAANRSAIIEFIVDDVDAEYERLRGSIGEVVTAPTTMPWGNRALLFRDPDGNLVNLFTPVTEEARVKFAERLRHLP; encoded by the coding sequence ATGAAATTTGTTTCGACCCGCATCATCACAGCAGATGTCAGCCGCTTGGTCGCCTTTTACGAAATGGTCACCGAGACTGACGCCGTCTGGGGCAACGAACTGTTCGCGGAGATCCCTACGGAGGTTGGCGTGCTCGCCATCGGTAGCGACAAGACGGTGGCGCTGTTCGGACAAGGGTCTGCTGAGCCGGCGGCGAACCGAAGCGCCATCATCGAGTTCATCGTGGACGATGTCGACGCCGAGTACGAACGGCTGCGCGGGAGCATCGGCGAAGTGGTGACCGCACCGACCACGATGCCGTGGGGTAATCGTGCTCTGCTCTTTCGAGATCCAGATGGGAACCTGGTGAATTTGTTCACCCCGGTCACGGAGGAGGCGCGCGTCAAGTTCGCCGAGCGCTTGCGTCACTTACCGTGA
- a CDS encoding type II toxin-antitoxin system RelE family toxin yields the protein MTYRIELTRAAKQALTDRLPEAAAVACWEFIRGPLAENPQQVGKPLRDRLEGRYSARRGEFRVIYQIFDERVVVRVIHIAHRRDVYR from the coding sequence GTGACCTACCGAATCGAGTTGACGCGAGCGGCGAAGCAGGCGCTAACCGATCGCCTACCCGAGGCGGCAGCCGTCGCGTGTTGGGAGTTCATTCGGGGTCCCCTCGCGGAAAACCCTCAGCAAGTTGGCAAACCACTTCGCGATCGGCTTGAGGGGCGGTACTCGGCGCGCCGGGGCGAATTTCGGGTGATCTACCAGATCTTCGACGAGCGAGTCGTGGTGCGTGTCATTCATATCGCGCACCGTCGTGACGTTTACCGGTGA
- a CDS encoding type II toxin-antitoxin system Phd/YefM family antitoxin has protein sequence MTTLPLAEVRANLSKLVDEAVRTHERIEVTRQGRRAAVILSADDYDSIMETLAILSDPELLREIRAAEAEAEDGQLYTLDEVTEEMRANGRLPR, from the coding sequence ATGACGACGCTGCCGCTGGCCGAGGTCCGGGCTAACCTGTCCAAGCTGGTTGACGAGGCGGTCCGCACGCACGAGCGCATCGAGGTCACTCGGCAGGGCCGCCGGGCGGCGGTAATTCTCAGTGCCGACGACTATGACTCGATCATGGAAACCCTGGCCATCCTAAGCGACCCAGAACTCCTCCGTGAAATCCGCGCAGCGGAGGCCGAGGCCGAGGACGGCCAGCTGTACACGCTCGACGAGGTAACCGAGGAGATGCGTGCTAACGGTCGACTTCCGCGGTGA
- the ychF gene encoding redox-regulated ATPase YchF, protein MSLSLGIVGLPNVGKSTLFNALTRNNVVAANYPFATIEPNEGVVSLPDPRLAKLAEMFHSERIVAAPVTFVDIAGLVKGASEGAGLGNKFLAHIRECDAICQVVRVFSDDDVTHVSGEVDPKSDIEIVETELILADMQTLERALPRLEKEARTNKERKPLYDAALAAQQVLDSGKTLFSAGVDTSLLRELNLLTTKPFLYVFNADEGVLTDAAKVAALRELIAPADAVFLDAAIESELAELDDESAAELLESIGQTERGLDALARAGFHTLKLQTYLTAGPKEARAWVIHQGDTAPKAAGVIHSDFEKGFIKAEIVSYDDLIAAGSMAAAKAAGKVRMEGKDYVMADGDVVEFRFNV, encoded by the coding sequence GTGAGCCTGAGCCTGGGAATCGTAGGTCTGCCCAATGTCGGCAAGTCGACGCTGTTCAACGCGCTGACCCGGAACAACGTCGTGGCGGCCAACTATCCGTTCGCGACGATCGAGCCCAACGAGGGCGTCGTTTCGCTGCCTGACCCGCGCCTGGCCAAGCTGGCCGAGATGTTCCACTCGGAACGCATCGTCGCGGCGCCGGTGACCTTCGTCGACATCGCCGGCCTGGTCAAGGGCGCGTCCGAGGGCGCCGGGCTGGGGAACAAGTTTCTGGCCCACATCCGCGAATGCGACGCCATCTGTCAGGTGGTGCGGGTGTTCTCCGATGACGACGTGACGCACGTGAGCGGCGAGGTTGATCCCAAGTCCGACATCGAGATCGTCGAGACCGAGCTGATCCTGGCCGACATGCAAACCCTGGAGCGCGCGCTGCCCAGGCTGGAGAAGGAAGCCCGAACCAACAAGGAGCGTAAGCCGCTCTACGACGCGGCGCTGGCCGCCCAGCAGGTGCTGGACAGCGGCAAGACGTTGTTCTCCGCAGGGGTGGACACCTCGCTGCTGCGTGAACTGAACCTGTTGACCACCAAGCCATTTCTGTATGTGTTCAACGCCGACGAGGGCGTGCTGACCGATGCGGCGAAGGTGGCCGCGCTGCGCGAGCTCATCGCACCCGCGGACGCGGTATTCCTGGACGCTGCAATCGAATCCGAGCTGGCCGAGCTCGACGACGAGTCGGCCGCCGAGCTGCTCGAGTCGATCGGGCAGACCGAGCGGGGCCTCGACGCGTTGGCGCGGGCCGGCTTTCACACCCTCAAGCTGCAGACCTACCTGACGGCGGGCCCAAAAGAGGCGCGCGCGTGGGTGATTCACCAGGGCGACACCGCACCCAAGGCCGCCGGGGTGATCCACTCCGACTTCGAAAAGGGCTTCATCAAGGCCGAGATCGTGTCCTACGACGACCTGATCGCCGCCGGGTCGATGGCGGCGGCCAAGGCGGCCGGCAAGGTCCGGATGGAGGGCAAGGACTACGTCATGGCCGACGGCGACGTGGTTGAGTTTCGGTTCAACGTGTAA
- a CDS encoding DUF6542 domain-containing protein: MPEQRAGSVVEASHRSVHPNIPGLPWWAALLIATIATAIGYAIDAGSGHKDLTDVFSFLYIAGCVVAVLVVRQSGVFTAVIQPPLILFCAVPGAYWLFHGGKVGNLKDLLINCGYPLIERFPLMLGTSGGVLLIGLIRWYFGLTHRPTTNAADASDAAETSETKSVVSGMAAKLASLLSRDANDEDEGSSADAERVKAVERRSRSARGTRSAAQASDRRSARTRSRHSRAPLEQDYEAPAERRRNSSRRGSGSTRDFDPNERRPRRRPRPAGDYEPNAQPPRETRRDPYGRRSGYERPAPRGDRYGDFSPYEAYEPYEPPRRRTPNGTAPTHHPISQVRYRGSAPRDPYDEEPRPERRGRSRTPGRPPAQSWEYDG, from the coding sequence GTGCCAGAACAGCGGGCGGGATCGGTGGTGGAGGCGTCCCATCGGTCTGTCCACCCGAACATCCCAGGTCTGCCATGGTGGGCGGCCCTGCTGATCGCCACCATCGCGACGGCGATCGGCTATGCGATCGACGCCGGATCTGGCCACAAGGACCTCACCGACGTTTTCTCTTTCCTCTACATAGCTGGCTGTGTGGTGGCCGTCCTGGTGGTCCGGCAGTCGGGGGTGTTCACCGCCGTCATCCAGCCGCCGCTGATCCTTTTCTGCGCGGTGCCCGGCGCCTACTGGCTGTTCCACGGCGGCAAGGTCGGCAACCTCAAAGACCTTTTGATTAATTGCGGCTATCCGCTGATCGAGCGTTTCCCGCTGATGCTGGGAACGTCCGGCGGGGTGCTGTTGATCGGTTTAATCCGCTGGTATTTCGGGTTGACCCACCGCCCGACGACGAACGCCGCCGATGCTTCCGACGCCGCGGAAACGTCCGAGACAAAGTCGGTAGTCAGCGGCATGGCCGCGAAGCTGGCGTCGCTGCTGAGCCGCGACGCCAACGACGAGGACGAGGGCTCGTCCGCTGACGCCGAGCGGGTCAAGGCCGTCGAGCGTCGCAGCCGGTCGGCCCGCGGCACTAGGTCCGCCGCGCAGGCATCCGATCGGCGATCCGCCCGAACCCGCTCCCGCCATTCCCGGGCCCCGCTGGAGCAGGACTACGAGGCGCCGGCCGAACGGCGGCGGAACTCTAGCCGCCGTGGCTCCGGTTCGACCCGCGATTTCGACCCGAACGAGCGTCGGCCGCGACGCCGCCCCAGGCCGGCCGGCGACTACGAGCCGAATGCCCAGCCGCCGCGGGAAACGCGCCGCGATCCCTACGGGCGCCGCAGCGGCTATGAGCGGCCGGCCCCTCGCGGCGATCGCTACGGCGACTTCAGCCCCTACGAGGCGTACGAGCCCTATGAGCCGCCGCGCCGGCGGACCCCGAACGGCACCGCCCCGACGCACCACCCGATTTCGCAGGTCCGCTACCGCGGGTCAGCGCCGCGCGACCCGTACGACGAGGAACCCCGCCCCGAGCGGCGCGGGCGATCACGCACCCCAGGCCGGCCCCCGGCACAGTCCTGGGAGTATGACGGCTAG